Genomic DNA from Marinobacter sp. MDS2:
ATCAACTCTTCGACAGGTAAACGAGGAGCTTCCGCTGCTACGCCAAAGTTTGGCAGATCTTGGCCTTGAAGTGGCGGATTTGGAATGTCGAAGAGGCAGCCCTCAGCAGGCCGAAACCCGACTGGAACATCGACTGGTGGATACCAAGGCATGAGTCAGGACAAACCCTCTCAAACCCACGATGATCACACCGCTCCCGCTGCCGTCGCTTTGAAATACGATGGAAAACGCGCCCCGATTATCTCAGCAACGGGCACATGGGAACTGGCCGAGGAAATTATCCGCATCGCTCAGGAAAACGATGTTCCTCTTTATGAAAATGCCGAGCTGGCAGGAATATTAGCGCGCTTGTCTCTGAATGAAGAAATCCCGGAAGAACTCTATCGAGTCATTGCCGAGA
This window encodes:
- a CDS encoding EscU/YscU/HrcU family type III secretion system export apparatus switch protein; translated protein: MSQDKPSQTHDDHTAPAAVALKYDGKRAPIISATGTWELAEEIIRIAQENDVPLYENAELAGILARLSLNEEIPEELYRVIAEILAFAFHIRGKTPDDAHPDGSTPPEEPED